The following are from one region of the Rhodopirellula sp. P2 genome:
- a CDS encoding HEAT repeat domain-containing protein, which translates to MNRMASRLFQSIVPLMSVLLTAPVLVLCGGCHDGPMYALKHANPYFTMRQWKADEAIGVTDHKRRNELQSLADSMIAMPEERQLTWTPHLEQIYENDPSAEMRRLAILAAGRSKDASTLDLVAKGLQDDNLKVRMEACRALGERPEERAAQLLASIAGESQDQDVRHAAIAALGKHPGEISTNSLKLALQDRDPATQDLVLETLRESTGKDLGDDPAEWIAALNGPTSEEPANGSLFR; encoded by the coding sequence ATGAACCGCATGGCGAGTCGCCTTTTCCAGTCGATCGTTCCGTTGATGTCTGTCCTCCTGACGGCCCCTGTTTTGGTGCTGTGCGGAGGCTGTCACGATGGCCCCATGTATGCACTCAAGCATGCCAATCCCTACTTCACGATGCGTCAGTGGAAGGCGGATGAGGCGATCGGGGTGACGGATCACAAGCGTCGCAACGAACTGCAGTCGCTGGCGGATTCGATGATCGCCATGCCGGAAGAACGCCAGCTGACTTGGACACCGCACCTGGAACAGATCTATGAAAACGATCCCAGCGCCGAGATGCGTCGATTGGCGATCTTGGCCGCCGGGCGTTCGAAAGACGCGAGCACGCTGGATTTGGTTGCCAAAGGCCTGCAAGACGACAACCTGAAGGTTCGCATGGAAGCTTGCCGTGCGTTGGGTGAGCGGCCCGAAGAACGGGCGGCGCAGTTGTTGGCCTCGATCGCAGGAGAATCCCAAGACCAAGACGTCCGCCACGCCGCCATCGCGGCGCTGGGCAAGCACCCCGGCGAGATCTCAACCAATTCGCTCAAGCTGGCCCTTCAAGACCGAGATCCTGCCACGCAAGACTTGGTGCTCGAAACGCTTCGTGAGAGCACCGGGAAAGACCTGGGCGACGACCCGGCTGAATGGATCGCCGCCCTGAACGGTCCGACAAGTGAAGAGCCTGCCAACGGTTCGCTGTTCCGGTAA
- the fae gene encoding formaldehyde-activating enzyme → MSDRIVLRTGESLVAGGPPFTAAEPEVVIGELDGPVGTALATLTGDQSMGHSKVFAILNTDIQVRPVTLCVSKVTVKNSRYTNILMGTVQAAIANGVLDAVRAGDLPKEKANDLGIICSVWLNPGVIDDDNLDHKALFDIHRRAMTQAIHKAMNNEPSIDWLLENQDKITHKYYQMGLDGKI, encoded by the coding sequence ATGTCAGATCGCATTGTCCTTCGCACGGGTGAATCCCTTGTCGCCGGTGGCCCACCCTTCACCGCTGCGGAACCCGAAGTCGTCATTGGCGAACTCGACGGCCCCGTTGGCACCGCCCTGGCCACTTTGACGGGTGACCAATCGATGGGTCACTCCAAAGTCTTCGCGATTCTGAACACCGACATCCAAGTCCGTCCGGTGACATTGTGCGTCAGCAAGGTGACGGTCAAAAACAGCCGTTACACCAACATTCTGATGGGCACGGTCCAAGCCGCGATCGCCAACGGAGTTTTGGATGCCGTTCGCGCCGGCGACCTCCCCAAGGAAAAAGCCAACGACCTCGGCATCATTTGCAGTGTGTGGTTGAACCCCGGTGTCATCGATGACGACAACTTGGATCACAAGGCCTTGTTCGATATTCACCGTCGCGCGATGACGCAAGCGATTCACAAAGCGATGAACAACGAGCCGTCGATCGATTGGTTGCTCGAAAACCAAGACAAGATCACCCACAAGTACTACCAAATGGGTCTCGACGGCAAAATCTAA